CTCGGCGTGCAGGTTGTCCAGGAACCGCAGCATGACGTCGGCGGTCACCGCGAGGATGCCGGTATTGGCTTGCGGGAGGCCCGCATAGGAGGGCAGGGCGTCCAGGCGGTCGCGGACGCGCTGCATGCGCTGGTTGGTCAGCGCGTAATCCTCGGCGACGAGTTCGGCGGGCACGCCGACCGCGTCCAGCAGCACCGCGGCCAGGACGCCGGTGCGGTCTTTGCCTGCGGCGCAATGGAACAGCAGGGAGCGACGATGCGGGTCGATGATCAGGCGTACGGCTTCGACGATGTGTTCACCGCTGCCCGCCAGGAGCTGGCCGTAGAGTTCCGTCAGGTCGACCCGGGTCTTGTCGGGCACGAGATCCCGTGCGGCCAGGGACGATTGGGGCGATTTGCGGATGGGGAGGTTGGCGATGTGGACGTCGGCGGCGCCGATGCGGCCGTAGCCTTCGCGTTCGATCTCGTCGGGCAGGCGCAGGTCGATAATCGTGCGCAGGCCCACCGTGTCCAGCAGGCGCGCGAGGTCTGCTTCCGTGGCCTGCTGGAGGGTGGAGGAGCGCAGCACGACACCGAAACGTGTTGTGCCGCAGTCTTTCACGGGCAGGCCGCCCAGATCGCGGACGTTGTCGATCTGGTCGAACTCGACCCAGCGTCCGACCCCGGCATCGGTGGAAGACAGGGGCTCGGTGGGCGTCAGGGGGTCGGTGGGCGCCATGGGCTCAGTGGGCGTCAGCGGCTCAGTGGGCACGGCCGGCCGCCGCCTCTTCCGCGCGGGACAGGCCGCACAGGCCGATGAGGTCTTCGTGCAGTTCGAACCAGACGGTGTGGTAGCTGTCCATGATGGGCCGCGCCACATAGGTGTGGTCGCCTTCGGCAATGCGTTCCACGGCCCGGTCGAGACGATCCAGATAGCGCGACAGCCGCGGGGCGAGATCGCCCAGCCGGGCGATCAGCGGCCGCAACGTGCGGTGAGTGTCGTTGAGCCGGGCCAGGACCGAGGCGTCGTAGTCGGCGTCGGCGTGATCGTTGACCGTCGCCGGATCCTTCATCTGCCAGTCGGTGATGATGACCTTCAGCTCGGCGTTGAAGACGCAGAACTCGTCGTAGGCGGCGGTGAGGGCGGCCGCGTCGACGGTGTCGCGCTCCTCGGCCAGCAGCTGCGCCAGGCGCGGGCGGCCCTCGGGGGTCAGCCGGAACCCGGCGGGGGTGCTCGCGCAGTAGCCGGTGGTCACCAAACCCGCACAGCAGTCGGCGATCTCGGCCGCGTCGGCGAAGAGGCTGGCGGCCAGATTGTCGGCGTTCACCCGGCCCTTGATGCCGACCAGGCGCAGCACGGCCAGTTCGGTGACGAGGGCGGGCGCGGCCGAAACCTGTTCCTGCTCGGTCTGTTCGGGGGCACGCCGGTCGAGGCGATCGGCCAGCTGCTCGCCGTCCACGCCGGCCCACTGGGCGAGCTGGCGAATGTCGTCGAGCACGGACTGCTCGACCGGCTTGGCGACGACCGCGCCGGGCAGCACCAGACCGGCCTCGCCGTCCACGGTCACCGTCCGGCCGGCCAGCGCCGCGACGACGCCCGGCCCGCAGCCGACCACGCAGGGGCGGCCCAGTTCCCGGCTCACCAGCGCGGCATGCGAGGTGGTGCCGCCCAGTTCGGTGACGACGGCGCGGGCGGCGATCATGCCGTGCAGATCGTCGGGACTGGTGGTGGGGCGCACCAGGATGACATCCTCGCCCGCCGCGGCCCGCGTCTCGGCCTCGTCCGGATCGGTGACGACCGTGCCGGAAGCCAGTCCGGGACAGGCGGATTCGCCGCGGGCGAGGGGTTGCTGGCCGCCGGTGTCGCCGGAGGCGGGGCGCAGCACCTCGCGCACCTGCTCGGCGGTGATGCGGTCGAGGGCTTCGTCGGCGCCGATCAGACCCTCCGCGACCATGGCGACCGCGGCGCGCACCGCGGCCCGCGCCGAACGCTTGGCCGGGCGCGACTGCAGCAGCCACAGGGCGCCGGATTCGACGGTGAACTCCACGTCCTGCATGTCGCGGCCGTCGCGTTCCAGCAGGTGCACGGCGGTGAGCAGCCGCTGGTGCACCGCGGGCTGGGTGGCGGCCAGCTCGTCGAGCGGGCGCGGGGTCAACCGGCCCGACACCACGTCCTCACCCTGCCCGCCGACCAGCCACTCGCCGTAGACGGGGCCGTCGCCGGTATTGGGGTTGCGGGTGAAAAGCACTCCGGTGCCGGAGGATTCGTCGAGATTGCCGAACACCATGGCCTGCACGGTGACCGCGGTGCCGAGGGTGTCGGGCAGGCCGCGATGGGCGCGATAGGTCTTGGCGCGCGGCGAATCCCAGGACCGGAACACCGCCTCGATCGCACCGCGCAACTGATCCCACGGATCGGCCGGCACCACACCGTCGGCGTCGCCGAGCACGGTCTCGCGATACTGGTGCACGAACCGCTGCCGGGTGTCCTGCGCGTAAGCCGGATTGCCGGTCTCGGCGGCCAGCGCCCGCTGCACCGCATCGGTCATGCCGAGGTTGAGGACGGTGTCCATCATGCCGGGCATGGACACGGCCGCGCCCGAACGCACCGACACCAGCAGCGGCCGCGCCGGCGCACCGAAGCCGCGCCCGGTGCCGCGCTCGATCATGGCGATGCCCGCGCGCACCTGCTCCCAGATCTCGTCGGCGATGACGCCGCGGCGGCGGTAGTCGGCCCACCCGTCGGTGGTGAGGACGAAAGCGGGCGGCACCGGCAGGCCCAGCGACCGCATGTGGTCGATACTCCACGCCTTGCCGCCGATTCGCTCCCGCGACAGCCCGCACGCGCCATCGAGCTCGACGACGGTCACCGCGTCCACCGCGTCCTCGGCACGCCGCGCCAACTCCATTCCGGCCGTCATGTCACTCCTCCGAGATCCAGGATTCATTCCGCACTCCAGCGCTCCACCGCTGCTCGAGCGGCCTGCCGGGCAATATCCCCGTCCCCCACGGGATCACTCCATCGAGCGTGCCGCGTGACCGCCCCCACACCCAACTCCCATCCCGATGACCGGAACCCCGGTGCGTTCGCGGCCGTGCACGTGGCACGACCGGTCAGCGGGATGGCACTCGGAAAATGGGGATTCACGAACCTGGCGTGGTGCAGGATGGGCGGATGGATCGGCGGCACTCGGGCGGGAGCTCCGCGGTCGGACCCGTGACGACCATTCCGGAGTTGGTGGCGGACAGAGCGCGGCGGTACCCGGATGCGGTCGCCGTCGCCGGGCCGGCCGGGCGGTTGACGTTCGCCGAGCTGGCCGACCAGGTCGCCGCCGTGACGCGCGCGGCCATGGCCTCCGGGCTCGAAATCGGCGATCGGGTGGGGATCTGGGCGCCCAACAGCGCACGCTGGGTGGTGACCGCGCTCGGCATGCTGGGCGCGGGCGCGACCCTGGTGCCGATCAGCACCCGCCTGCGCGGCGCGGAGGCCGCCGAGGTGCTGGCCCGCAGCCACGCCAAGGCGGTGTGCACGGTGCAGGAGTTCCTGGGGCAGGACTATCCGCGCCTGCTCGCCGAATCCGGCCGTGCGCTACCGGATCTGGAGCATCTGATCCTGCTCGACGACGCCCGCGGCGAGGGCGACGCCGACTGGGACGTCAGCTCCTGGGCGGGCTTCCTGGCCCCCGGCACCGTGATCGAACCGCAGTCCGCCCGCGAACGCGTCGCCGCGGTCGAACCGGACTCCATTTCCGACATCCTGTTCACCTCCGGCACCACGGGCGCGCCCAAGGGCGTGCTGGCCACCCACCGTCAGAGCCTGAAGGTGTTCGCGCAGTGGGCCGATGCGGTGTCGCTGCGGCCCCGCGACCGGTATCTGCTGGTGAATCCGTTCTCGCACACCTTCGGCTACAAGGCCGGCATCCTGGCCTGCCTGCTGCGCACCGCCACCATGGTGCCGGTGGAGCGGTTCGACGCCGACCGCGCACTGCAGCTCATCGAGACCGAACGCATCACCGTATTGGCGGGTCCGCCAACGCTTTTCACCGATCTGCTGGCCGCCGACCACGATCGGTATCTGCTCGGCTCGCTCAGGTTGGCGGGCACCGGCGGTGCGCCCATCCCGGCCGAGCTGGTGCGCCGCATCCGCGACGATCTGGGCGTGCCCTACGTCTTCACCGCCTACGGCCTCACCGAATCCATCGGCGTCGTCTCCGTCTGCCCGCCCGACGCGCCGACCGAACTGGTCGCGGGCACGGTGGGAAAGCCCTTGCCGGGCAGCGAGATCCGCATTCTCGACCCGGACGGCAAGCCGGTGCAGACCGGCGACACCGGTGAGATCACCGTCCGGGGCGCGAACGTCATGGTCGGCTACCTCGACGATCCGCGGGCCACCGCGGCCGTCCTGGACGCCGACGGCTTCCTGCACACCGGCGACGTCGGCCACCTCGACCACGACGGCTACCTGCGCATCACCGATCGCCTCGCGGACATGTTCATCGTCGGCGGCTTCAATGCCTATCCGGCGGAGATCGAGCGAGTCCTGGTGCGCCACCCCGACATTCACGAGGTCGCGGTCCTCGGCATTCCGGACGAGCGACTCGGCGAGGTCGGCCGCGCGGTGGTGGTGCCAGCCCGCGGCGCCACCCCGGACCCGGCCGCCATCATCGCCTGGGCGCGCACCCAGCTCGCGAGCTACAAAGTGCCGCGGGAGGTCGTCGTGGTCGACGACCTCCCGCGCAACACCGGGGGCAAGGTGCTCAAACAGCGGCTGCGCGAACCGGGTTAGATCTCCTTGCGCATCTGGGCGGTGAGGGGCTTCATGTAGCCCGAGCCCAGCAGTCGCCGCATGATGTTCATCGCCTTGGCGTCCTTGCCGATCAGGATGAGCGGCTTGTTCTTCCGGATGCCGTTGACGATGACCTTGGCGCAGTCCTCGGGGCTGGTCTGGGCCAGGCGGTCGAAGTTGGCGGCCAGATCGTCGCGGCTGCGAGTGGCGGCAGCCCGTGCCTTCCAGGCGATTTCGGTCTTGATCATGCCGGGGTGGACGCTGGAGACGCCCACCGGATACCCGGCGATGATCATCTCCTGGCGCAGGGCGTCGCTGATGGCGTGCATGGCGTACTTGGAGGAGCTGTAGCCGCCCTGACTGGGGCAGGCCACCAGGCCGAACATGCTGGAGACATTGGCGATATGGCCGTCACCGGAGGCGATCACGTGCGGCAGGAACGCCTTCACGCCGTGCAGGGTGCCCCAGTAGTTGATGCCGAAGATCCACTCCAGGTCCTCCCAGGAGACTTCCTCGATATTGGCGGTCAGCGAGACGCCGGCATTGTTGACGACCAGGTTGACCTTGCCGAAATCGGCGACGACCTCCTCGGCGTGGGCGTAGACGGCGGCCCGGTCGGTGACGTCGAGCTTGTAGGCTTTCGCCGTCGCGCCTTCCTTCTCGCACAGTGCCGCGGTCTCGGCGACATTGTCGAGATTGCGTCCCGACAGGGCCAGGTGCGCGCCGTTGCGGGCGAGCTCCAGGGCCAGCGCCCGGCCGATGCCCGCTCCCGCACCGGTGATGACGGCGACCTTGCCGTGGAAGTCCTTCATGGGTGTTTCCTTACTGAGAGGTGAAGCCGCCGTCGGCAACGAATTCGGAGCCGGTGCTGTAGGAGGAGTCGTCGGAGAGGAGGAACAACACCAGGTTGGCGAGCTCCTCGGGGCGGGCGGGCCGCGAAATCGGTTGATTCGCGGCGATATTGGCCGAACGGTCCGACGTGGCGACCATTTCGGTGGCCACGATGCCCGGATGCACGGAGTTGACACGGACGTTGTCGGCCGCGAATTCCTGTGCGGCCGTTTTGGTCATGCCGCGCACGGCCCACTTGGAGGCGACGTAGCCCAGGATGTTCGAGTAGCCGATGAGGCCGCCGGTGGAGGAGATGTTCACGATGGAACCGACACCGGCGCGCCGCATGGAACCGATCACGGCCTTCATGCCCAGGAACACGCCGACCTGATTGACGTCGATCACCTTGCGGTAGTCGGCTTCCGAGAGCTTCTCGATCGGGTCCACGTGCACGATGCCCGCATTGTTGACCAGACCGGAGACCGGGCCGAACGCCGCCTCGGTCCGCGCCACCACCTCGGTCCACGCGGCCTCGTCGGTCACGTCGAGAGGGAAGAACCTTGCCGCGTCCCCGATTTCGGCCGCCACGGCCTGCCCGGCCTCGGCCAGCACGTCGGTGATCACCACCTTGGCGCCCTCGGCGGCGAGCGTGCGGGCGAAGGCCGCGCCCATGCCGCGCGCACCGCCGGTGACGATGACGACCTTGGAGTCAACGCGTCCCATATCAGTTCTCCTGTGCCGCTTCGGTTTCCAGCTCGGCGAGATGGTTGGCCGCGATGTAGCCGAACACCATGGCGGGTCCGATGGTCGCGCCGGCGCCCGCGTAGTCGTTGCCCATGACGGCGGCGGAGTTGTTGCCCGCCGCGTACAGGCCCGCGATCACCGCGCCCTGATCGTCGAGCACGCGGGCGTGCTCGTCGGTGACCAGGCCGCCCTTGGTGCCCAGATCGCCGGGCACCATCTCGACCGCGTAGAACGGGCCGCGCTCGAGCGGGGCCAGGGTCGGGTTGGGGGTGACGGTCGGATCGCCGTAGTAGCGGTCGTAGGCCGAATCGCCGCGCCGGAAGTCCTCGTCGCGGCCGGTGCGCGCGAAGCCGTTGAAGCGCTCCACGGTCGCCGCCAGGGTCGCGGCGGGCACGCCCAGCTTGTCGGCGAGTTCGGCAAGGGTGTTGGCCTGCTTGATGATTCCGGCGTCGAAGTACTTCTGCGGCAGCGGCCGCTTGGGGAAGTTGCCCAGGAACAGGTATCGGTCGCGGAAGTTCTGGTCGAAGACGAAGTGCGCGGGAATGCTGCCCGGCACCCGCTTCTCCTCCTCGTACATGGTGTGCACGACGTTGACGTACGGCGCGGATTCGTTGACGAAGCGCTCGCCGCGGGCATTGACCACGATCGCGCCCGGCTGCGAGCGCTCGGCCAGCATGAAGAACGGCGGCCCGTCGGGGTTGCGCACCGAAGGACCCCACCAGGCGTCGTCCATGAGATCGACTGCGGCGCCGGCCTTCTGGCCGGCGACGATGCCCTCGCCGACATTCTCGGTCGCGCCCACGGTCCAGCCGGTGTTCTGCGGCCCGTCGATGTACTGCTTGCGCATCTCCAGGTTGTGCTCGAAGCCGCCGGCCGCCAGCACCACGCCACGGCGGGCCTTGATGGTGACCGGGCGGCCCTCGTGCTCGGCGTGAATGCCGACCACCGCGCCGTTCTCCACGATCAGCTCGGTGAGCGGGGTATTGAGCCACACCGGCACACCCGCGTCGCGCAGCGACAGCCACAACCGCGCCGCCAGCGCCTTGCCCAGGCTCAACGGCTTGGCGCCCTTGACCAGGTTGAGGGCGGTCTGCGCACCGACCTTCAGGGCCGTCTTCTTCCCGGTCCAGGTGCGCGCGATCATGTTCAGGTCGTGGAAGTCCTTGACCGTGATGGCGATCCCCTTGGGCGCGGACATGGTCGGCTGATTGATCTTGTGCAGATCACCGCCCAGCAGGCGGCCGTCGATCGGCTTGGGCTCGATGCTGCGCCCCTGCGCCAGGCCGCCCGGGAACTCGGGGTGATAGTCGGAATACCCGCGATCGTAGGCGAAGTCCCAATACCTCGAGCGGGCCCCGAGGTAGCGGAACATCTCCGGCCCGTGATCCAGGAACGCGCGCTGCTTGGCCTCCGGAACCCGTTCCCCGACAACGGCTTTCAGATAGGTGCGGGCCAGCTCCGGGCTGTCGGGCACGCCCGCCGCCTGCAGCACCGGATTGTTGGGCACCCAGATACCGCCGCCGGAGCGCGCGGTGGAGCCGCCGAACAGGCGGCTCTTCTCGATCAGGGTCACCGACAGCCCGCGGTAGGCGGCGGTCAGCGCGGCGGTCATGCCCGCCGCGCCCGAACCCACGACGACGACGTCGAATTCGAATTCCATGAAGCTCGATCCTTAATAGCCGCAGCTGGTCAACATGCCGCCGTCGACGACGAATTCGCCGCCGGTGCAATAACTCGCGGCATCGGAGGCCAGGAACAGCGCCACCTCCGACACCTCGACCGGCCGACCCCAGCGCGGAATGGGCAATTCGGAGAAGAAACTGTCGCCGTCCACCCCGGACGCGCCCGCCACGGACGCGGTCATGGGGGTGGCGATGCCGCCGGGATGAATCGAGTTCACCCGGATACCCGAGTGCCCCAGCTCCCGGGCGGCCGACTTGGTGAGCCCGCGCAGCGCGAATTTGCTTGCGCTGTACGCGGATAGACCGGCCGCGCCCACGAAGCCCTCGACCGAGGAGACGTTCACGATGGACCCGCCACCGGCGGTGGTGAGCGCGGGCGCGGCGGTCTTGATGCCGAGGAAGGCGCCGGTGACGTTGATGGCCATGACGGTCTGGAACTCCTCCAGGCTCATCTCCACGATGCGCTTGAACCGCAGGATCCCGGCATTGTTGACCAGTACGTCCAGCGTGCCGAACGCCACCGTGGCTTCGGAAACCGCGGCCTGCCAGTCGGATTCGCTCGTGACGTCGTGGTGCACGTAGCGGACGGCGTCGCCCAGTTCCGCGGCGAGCGCCTTGCCCTCGTCGTCCAGCACATCGCCGAACACGACCCGCGCACCCTCGGCCACGAAGCGGCGCACATGCTCGGCGCCCATGCCCCGCGCGCCGCCGGTGACCAGAGCGACCTTTCCGTCCAGCTGTCCCACGTGTTCCCGTCCTTCCTCAGCGTGTCAACCGACGCTAAGTCCGCGGACCGAACCCGGCACGGTGTGGTCCCGGCCACTGAGACATCCCGATGACCTGAGGTTATGGGTGCAGAAGTATTCCGGTTAGACATAAACGCCCGGTGGGGTGCGACAGGGTCGTGGCAAGGAGTCCGGATGAAGTTCTCGATGATCTTCGAGGCCCAGCTGACCGACCCGACCGCCGCGCACGAGGCCCAGGTGCTGCGCGACTGCGTCGAGCAGGCGGTGCTCGCCGACGAGATGGGGTTCGACGCCGTGTGGGCGGTCGAGCATCACGGGCTCAAGTGGTACGCGCACATGAGCGCACCGGAGGTCTTCCTGAGCTACGTGGCCGCCAAGACCACGCGGGTGCGCATCGGGCACGGCGTGGTGTGCATGCCCTTCGGGTTCAACCACCCGGTCCGCACCGCCGAACGTGCCGCCATGCTGGACGTGCTGTCGGGCGGGCGGGTGAATCTGGGCGCGGGCCGCGGCGCGACCGCGGTCGAAACCTCCCTGTGCGGAGTCGATCCCGGCCGCACCTATCAGGAGGTCGAGGAATCGCTGCGGATGATCGCCACCGCCTGGCAGGATCCGGAAGGCGAATTCTCCTACCGCGGTGAGCTTTTGGATATCGGTCCGCATCACCTGCTGCCGCGGCCGGTGCAGCGCCCGCATCCCCCGCTGTTCATGGCC
This sequence is a window from Nocardia yunnanensis. Protein-coding genes within it:
- a CDS encoding SDR family NAD(P)-dependent oxidoreductase; the protein is MKDFHGKVAVITGAGAGIGRALALELARNGAHLALSGRNLDNVAETAALCEKEGATAKAYKLDVTDRAAVYAHAEEVVADFGKVNLVVNNAGVSLTANIEEVSWEDLEWIFGINYWGTLHGVKAFLPHVIASGDGHIANVSSMFGLVACPSQGGYSSSKYAMHAISDALRQEMIIAGYPVGVSSVHPGMIKTEIAWKARAAATRSRDDLAANFDRLAQTSPEDCAKVIVNGIRKNKPLILIGKDAKAMNIMRRLLGSGYMKPLTAQMRKEI
- the kstD gene encoding 3-oxosteroid 1-dehydrogenase encodes the protein MEFEFDVVVVGSGAAGMTAALTAAYRGLSVTLIEKSRLFGGSTARSGGGIWVPNNPVLQAAGVPDSPELARTYLKAVVGERVPEAKQRAFLDHGPEMFRYLGARSRYWDFAYDRGYSDYHPEFPGGLAQGRSIEPKPIDGRLLGGDLHKINQPTMSAPKGIAITVKDFHDLNMIARTWTGKKTALKVGAQTALNLVKGAKPLSLGKALAARLWLSLRDAGVPVWLNTPLTELIVENGAVVGIHAEHEGRPVTIKARRGVVLAAGGFEHNLEMRKQYIDGPQNTGWTVGATENVGEGIVAGQKAGAAVDLMDDAWWGPSVRNPDGPPFFMLAERSQPGAIVVNARGERFVNESAPYVNVVHTMYEEEKRVPGSIPAHFVFDQNFRDRYLFLGNFPKRPLPQKYFDAGIIKQANTLAELADKLGVPAATLAATVERFNGFARTGRDEDFRRGDSAYDRYYGDPTVTPNPTLAPLERGPFYAVEMVPGDLGTKGGLVTDEHARVLDDQGAVIAGLYAAGNNSAAVMGNDYAGAGATIGPAMVFGYIAANHLAELETEAAQEN
- a CDS encoding FadD3 family acyl-CoA ligase; the encoded protein is MDRRHSGGSSAVGPVTTIPELVADRARRYPDAVAVAGPAGRLTFAELADQVAAVTRAAMASGLEIGDRVGIWAPNSARWVVTALGMLGAGATLVPISTRLRGAEAAEVLARSHAKAVCTVQEFLGQDYPRLLAESGRALPDLEHLILLDDARGEGDADWDVSSWAGFLAPGTVIEPQSARERVAAVEPDSISDILFTSGTTGAPKGVLATHRQSLKVFAQWADAVSLRPRDRYLLVNPFSHTFGYKAGILACLLRTATMVPVERFDADRALQLIETERITVLAGPPTLFTDLLAADHDRYLLGSLRLAGTGGAPIPAELVRRIRDDLGVPYVFTAYGLTESIGVVSVCPPDAPTELVAGTVGKPLPGSEIRILDPDGKPVQTGDTGEITVRGANVMVGYLDDPRATAAVLDADGFLHTGDVGHLDHDGYLRITDRLADMFIVGGFNAYPAEIERVLVRHPDIHEVAVLGIPDERLGEVGRAVVVPARGATPDPAAIIAWARTQLASYKVPREVVVVDDLPRNTGGKVLKQRLREPG
- a CDS encoding glucose 1-dehydrogenase is translated as MGRVDSKVVIVTGGARGMGAAFARTLAAEGAKVVITDVLAEAGQAVAAEIGDAARFFPLDVTDEAAWTEVVARTEAAFGPVSGLVNNAGIVHVDPIEKLSEADYRKVIDVNQVGVFLGMKAVIGSMRRAGVGSIVNISSTGGLIGYSNILGYVASKWAVRGMTKTAAQEFAADNVRVNSVHPGIVATEMVATSDRSANIAANQPISRPARPEELANLVLFLLSDDSSYSTGSEFVADGGFTSQ
- a CDS encoding tyrosine-protein phosphatase — protein: MAPTDPLTPTEPLSSTDAGVGRWVEFDQIDNVRDLGGLPVKDCGTTRFGVVLRSSTLQQATEADLARLLDTVGLRTIIDLRLPDEIEREGYGRIGAADVHIANLPIRKSPQSSLAARDLVPDKTRVDLTELYGQLLAGSGEHIVEAVRLIIDPHRRSLLFHCAAGKDRTGVLAAVLLDAVGVPAELVAEDYALTNQRMQRVRDRLDALPSYAGLPQANTGILAVTADVMLRFLDNLHAEHGGAAEWLLANGLTASELQRLRAVLVQ
- a CDS encoding glucose 1-dehydrogenase; translated protein: MGQLDGKVALVTGGARGMGAEHVRRFVAEGARVVFGDVLDDEGKALAAELGDAVRYVHHDVTSESDWQAAVSEATVAFGTLDVLVNNAGILRFKRIVEMSLEEFQTVMAINVTGAFLGIKTAAPALTTAGGGSIVNVSSVEGFVGAAGLSAYSASKFALRGLTKSAARELGHSGIRVNSIHPGGIATPMTASVAGASGVDGDSFFSELPIPRWGRPVEVSEVALFLASDAASYCTGGEFVVDGGMLTSCGY